agagatattagtttttttttctttgttgtttttgttctcttattatttttatttaaactaacattgatatatatttattttttcgagcctataacattgattttattttactaataacattgatatttaattttagaatcaatatataatatttagaaACAAGCAttaatgatcaaattaattctaattatatttacacattgtctaaaatataattaaagaaaactagtaacataaaatataattaattgaaaataaaagtagtcaaaataatttatggtaaaaaattaattatgtttgacttaaatacacgtggatgaatttcattggtgccacatcagcatagggcaactaccctcaatttatgtgagggtagagaagtagtcacctataattaattaataagtcTCACtcattaatttataaataagtcttgtttatttttaatctcTCATTTATATGTCTTATGTGTGTGACAATGTAgtttctcatatatatatatatatatatatatatggcgaAGTCTATTATGCAAAAGTCATAAAGTCTTCTATCATGCAAGACATGTTTCCTCCGTTGGATCAAATTAAAGCACAAGATAATATCATGTATTGTTTGTACTACataaattaatactttttttttttgtttgttttcacatttttattttataaataaaataaaaaacagttcTCTTTCACGAGTTCATCTCTTTACGGTTGCACGGTCTTCACTCCTCCCTTTCTTTGCCACAATCAGCCACCATGGACAACCACCCTAAAGCGTCCCACCGCCATCGTTTGGCCATGAAACATCAACACGATCACTCTCTTTCTCTCCTCAAACTGCTCAACTTAATTTCAGATTAGAGAGATTTTAGGAACCTCCACCGCTGCTTTCTCTTTTAATTTCAGGCCACCGTGGATCACATACGCAGAAACCGGACTGGCCATTATCTTCCCCATAATATTCACAATAAAAcccctaaatttattttatgatcGGAGAACTTTCGTCGGCGACCACCGTGCCGAAACTCTTCTCCGCCGCGCCGAAACTCAATATCCGCGACCACCTCCAATTTTCATTGCTgaccatcatcatcaacatatagaTCTGTCCCCCATTGTTTTCCATCCCTCTTTCTGTTATTTTAAAGATGAGTTGTTTGTTATAGGATCTATGAAAACAAGGATGAATGAATGATCATTTGCTTGATATAGCATCAATTGTAACATGAAATGAAGAAAGATAAGGGAAGCATCACAGTGATTGCAGACGAAGGAGTAGACGaggaagaaggaaaaaaataatcatgtGTCGCTGACCTACAATAAGAGTTGGTGGGCCTAtaaatctaatggttaaaagaTACTTGTGTATGATGGAAGACTTGTCCTCCTATTTCACATTAGACAAAGCCTATATATATAAGGTTCCaaattaacggaaaggactaacttgaaacttaaaataaacgtaagggaccaaattgatactttttaaacgtaagggaccaaattgaaacctaaaataaacgtaagggaccaaatgtgtagttaagccttaatATTACAATTAGCGATAGGCTTCTAGCAATAGTCAAGTGACGGTAATGCCATGTGATCTGCCGAAATCTTTTCGTGATAACGATCATGTATATAATTACTCATTTGCCCTTGCATCTATAAATTGAACATAAGTTATAGGTTGTGACACACCATGTGTTGCTCATTATTATGTTTCTTGATAGCAAAATACTTTGAGTAACGAATAAACttaatatctcatattgacttagttcagCGTGACCATACATCTTGTAGTCATATTCTATCAAGAGACCTACATATTTAGTCTCGTTATGTAGGAGAGGTAAAATTCAATTTAGATAAATCATGTCtctcagcatgatttgtggagtacTCATCCACTAAATATATTGTTAAGAATAATGGTGATTAGATAGCTTCTATTAGTTGGTTAGAATTTATATTagtttgttagagtttgttattAGGTGATTAGTTAGTTAACCCCTAAATTGCTCTATACAAGAGTCATCATTGTATcattttcactatcttttatcaaatatgaatccttatgatttttactatcttgaagacttcctaaagttttctccattttcttcaaaccatggaaatcttaacatggtatcagagcctcggTTTCGATCACCAAGAATTTGTCCGGCTTCCGCCATTGTACCGATACCGGAGAATTCTTCCATTGCTTATCACAATGAAGTTTACACTGTACTTTTTGATCCACCTTCATTTCTAATGGTTCACTCCATTTTTTGTCATTTGTGGAAGAATCAAAGATGGAGAAGAAATTCTTGCCACTTCCTCCACTGCGAACTTCAGTCCATATTCAAGTTCCTTCAGTTTCAGAAGCAGAAGTTGAGATTTCAAATTCCTCAACCTCTGTTCTTGAATCAATTTCAGCAAATCATCACTGCAATTTCACTTTCGGAAACTTTAACTCCGTTATTGTTCCGATCAACTCCATTGAAGCAGTTAAACCAAGGATCGAAGGGTGCATAATCAAGATCGGGGAGATATCTTGTTTCTTGAACATCATGATTAcgcatcatcatcattttcgtTCCCAATTTCAGAGATCAAAGATGAATTGATGAAATTTCCAAATGCGAGTAACGCTTCTTCAACTACAAATCTTGAATCCGTGTTCGTTGTTTCTGAATCCATCACGGAATCGAACTAGGCTTTTCAAGAATCAATGGATCTAGTGGTGCAGAATCCTCATCGCGGTTATTTTGGAATCGCCGTGAAAAATCACTCCATCTCCTCCTTCGCTGGTCACCTTCTAGAAGGTACAGTTCTCCTTGATCTGGATTTGGTTTCAATACAAATGTGTAGCTTGCTTCACCGCATCAACAACATCATTTTCGCCGTTGAAACTGTTTTTGATCCCGGCGGTGTAGTTACGCCTCTCTCTGTAATGCTACTTTACGGTGCGATGATATTCGTCTCACCGTCAACCTTTGGTTTGCTCATCGTGTTCGTTGTTGAATTTTCCGGTGAATTCGCCGTCCTTGTTTTCGATCCCGGCGGGAATTGTCTCCAACCGTTATTGAAGTCTCTAATCAACGCTCAAAGTTCAGAGGAGAAGGATGTGAATACTACACTGTTTATGTGTTTTCTCCTTGCAATTCTTCTTGCTTTCGTCGTCGGCGACGATGGTTGTTTCCGGTGGTAATCGCCGACACTTTCGTCATACAATCTTGGATGCGCTCAATTTTTCTATTGTTGTTTTCAATACGACATCACAGAGTTGCGTTTTGTGGATGGGTGAAGAAGAGAACTCAAAATATGAAAGAGCTTGAAACGACACAAGGAAGTCGCGTTTTAAGGTTCAGTCAGAGTTTCTGAATTTCCTTGCTTCAATGTTGCTGATGGAGTGAATTGTTTTGCCCCATTGGGCCTGGGCCTAACTCATTTTTCCTTATCAGCTTTTATGTCTTTAGTGCTAGTTTACCCCCATTAGTTACTATAGTATGGTTAATCATTTGTATTTTCATTGtgattcaaactcaaattggaAATTTttcaatgttgagtttgagggaggaTGTTAAGAATAATGGTGATTAGCTGGCTTCTATTAGTTAGTTAGTGTTAAATCTAAGATGATTCTAGTAGCTAATTCATATTGTTGATAAGATTGCTTGGTGTGCAAGCAATTAAGAGAAAGTGTAACTAATTGCTTATGTGGCAAGTTAGTTAGTGAATTTGTTAGAATAACTAACTAGAATCAGTTAGAGTTTGTTTGTCATAGGTTGTTAGAGTTGGTTAGTTTGTTATTAGTTTGTTAGGGCCTAAGAGAGTCGCCAATCAATGTGGTGATCTAGTATATAAGTGTTTTGGCTCAATTAGTGTGAGTAATCAACTCTTTTCCCCTTatgtggatgaataaaattgaTCTCTCTTTTCCCTAataatcatcatcttcttcaatccTTGCAATTACACAAAAGATTTTCATTCTTTCCATTCAAACACCATTGTTGCAGCAAGAACTGTAGAACCTGCATCTTGTGCTCATAGGCAAGGCCTAGAGACTCTGCAGCGCGCGCGTGTGTTCTTGCCTGCTTGATCAAGCCTGTGTGAGCTTGAGTGTTTTGTGCTAAGTTTCCAGCTGCGCCAACAtctggtatcagagcctggttcgTGCTTTAACCATGGCAACCTTTAACAATGGTCAATTCCCTGCGAATCTACCAGTTTTGGATGGAAAGAATTATGATAATTGGAGCAAGCAGATGAAAGTGTTATTCAATTATCAAGATGTGATGGAACAAGTGATTAGTGGTGTGGAACCACTCTCAGAAGGTGCAACAGAGGTTCAAAGAACACAGCAcaaagaattgaagaagaaagactaCAAGGCATTGTTCATAATTCATCAAAGTGTAAGCCCTGATATCTTTGTAAAGGTTGGAGATTGTGAATCAGCTAAGCAAGCTTGGGATATCTTGGCTACAGCTTATGCTGGAGATcagaaggtgaagaaagtgaaGTTACAAAGTGTTTGAAAATTTGAGAAGTGAAATGGGAATTGAGACAGTGGACAACATGAATTAAGGGGAAGTGTTAAATCTAAGATGATTCTAGTAGCTAATTCATATTGTTGATAAGATTGCTTGGTGTGCAAGCAATTAAGAGAAAGTGTAACTAATTGCTTATGTGGCAAGTTAGTTAGTGAATTTGTTAGAATAACTAACTAGAATCAGTTAGAGTTTGTTTGTCATAGGTTGTTAGAGTTGGTTAGTTTGTTATTGGTTTGTTAGGGCCTAAGAGAATCACCAATCAATGTGGTGATCTAGTATATAAGTGTTTTGGCTCAATTAGTGTGAGTAATCAACTCTTTTCCCCCTatgtggatgaataaaattgaTCTCTCTTTTCCCTAataatcatcatcttcttcaatccTTGCAATTACACAAAAGCTTTTCATTCTTTCCATTCAAACACCATTGTTGCAGCAAGAACTGTAGATCCTGCATCTTGTGCTCATAGGCAAGGCCTAGAGACTGTGCAGCGCGCGCATGTGTTCTTGCCTGCTTGATCAAGCCTGTGTGAGCTTGAGTGTTTTGTGCTAAGTTTCCAGCTGCACCAACAGTTAGAGTTTATATTagtttgttagagtttgttattaggtggttagttagttaacccctaaattgctctatataagagtcagcattatatcattttcactatcttttatcaaatatgaatccttatgatttttactatcttAAAAACTTTCTAAAAATTTTTCCATTTTCTTCTAACCATGGAAATCTTTAACTATAGTCATCCTGCTATGAGACTATTTTCCTTTagaaaactatatttaaaatttaggcAATCTATTCTTAAATCAATCGTTGAAATTGATTATTATGTGAAATTGCATCATATCATTTATTTACTAGAGTAGTACGTGTATCAGATTCTGAATCCATAACATAACACATATGTGTCAACTTTTGCTGTACATGTTCACATCATCACATAGtagtatttttgtttcaaaaaaaataaatcacatagtagtattttgttgttattttttaaaatcaatatattctgCAACCAAAGAAACTAATTAATCTTTAGAATTCATAAagattcatttaaaaatattaaacattaattttagGAAATAATTTGGGcttttatatgtttttctcgtattttttgtctttcattcatttttttttttgcaataccttctttcattcatttttacATATGGGTTTTTAAACTTCAAATTTATGACTTTTTAGGGGAATAACATAGATTTAAAGTTTGAAATCCATATATAATTACagaaaaaacactaaaatatcgtgaaaaaaataaaaattaaatttgttacttgaaattaattaaatgaactacagtagaaactctttaaattaataatgtcaggacgggagaaatttattaattaagagaattattaatttatcgataaattaataattattaatttaaagagtttttaagtaattatattGTACATACTAAACAAAAAGGCAAATTAGTCTATGCCTCTTAGAATTACGTTGCAGCGAACCTTGGGACTCAACGTAAATTAGTAACTACTGTGTTCATATGCATTGGAAAACAGACAACTattgaatcatatttcaatagagtgtaatatattttttcagtttctatgaattattaatttataattttcttgggaccgaaaattataaagggatctcccgaaaaattattatcttattattttatcgagtttttcaattttttacattgGCCCAAATCGGGACCAggcaaatttattattttagagagtttattaatttatcgagtattaatttaaagagtttctactGTAATAGAATAATTTTGCCTTTATTCGAGAAAATAAATACCAcggatatatataatatattgtattattgtatttatctaaAGATAAAGATGGAAGGATcataataaagtttatttttactCGAAGGATCATAATAAAGTTTGTTATCTCATAATAAAGTAATTATATAAAGATGATACCACCTTATAAACTAATAAGGGACATAATTTGTAGAATATTACATGGATGATACCAccttaattaatttgaatttaacaTTGTGGGGTGTCAACACCACAAGCACTAGCAACCCTTTTAGAGCCAGGAGAATTAACATATGGGCTCAACATTGGATTTTTGATATATTCACATAAGCATGGTATTTGCTCCTTCAATTTGTTGCAACATTCAGCAGAAGGTGGAGAATCTGACGTAATTGCCCCTAGACATGGGCTCAATTCTAGTGGGTTACAGTTCACAGCCTCAGCAATGGTAGCCACTTCAACCATGAGGACTACCATTAGCAACATTGCACACACAactttcatcttcatcatcttcactaCTTGATCTCTAATTAGCTAGTAATTGCACAGATTTGAGAGTGAATTGTATATGATTAATTGGCTAAGTATTTATAGGTATAGAAAATTAGCATGGCAATGTTATGCTCTCGACTCATTGAATATTTATTATTGTACTTTAATTTGAGTTGTAAGTTATGCATCATTGACTTTGACCGTTGTACATATATCTATGCACTTTAATATCATTTAttcattgtaccaaaaaaaaaaaaaacttaatttgtctactggtcccttaaagacattttaggtttcacaatggtcccttaaagacattttaggtttcacaatggtcccttaaagaaaaaaagatccagattggtcccttaagaaaaaaaaggctcggattggtcccttaaagacatatatgtttgtcatattggtcctttccgttaaattttaacttcaaatataacaaaaaattccaatggttaaaattttaaaaattaataagatttttggtggaccacttacacttaatgacatccacaattcagtcaactaaaactaacgttttttgtaaaaaattgacggaaaggaccaattaagaaacaaatgtgtctttaagggaccaatccggacttttttttctttaagggaccattgtgaaacctaaaatatctttaagggaccaaaagaataattaagccaaaatatatatatatatatcatttattcATTAAATCTAATCAATaattaacatttatttataattagttCAGTTGGCAGAAAcgttacattatatatgtaggattTGAGATTTGAACTTCGGTCATCACACTTATCCATCTTAACAGTGGATATTCTAGTCACTGgtctacttgaccaaaaaaaaaaagaggaaatcCTAATAAAAGGCACcgatttcatttatttttcttagttaAATATtatagtggttagaaatttcacctttaaagtgaataagtgtgTGCCCGAGATTCAAACTATGACcgctacatatataatataatgtactTATCAACTAAGCTAAGTTTTTGAGAAcctaatttcattttttctctCGTATCACATGACATGTTTACAATAACCATCTATTCTCCTTCATTTGGCCATcaatgtattaattaattataaaaaaaatgaaatctcACTCTTTAATTTCagcaacaataaaaaaaacgattttttaAATGAATGATTTCAAATTTATAAGCATTTACATAGTAACAAATCAATCATATTAAtggattattatttttgaagcaattaatggattattattataaaaccGTATCATAAAAACCGGCTCATATCGGCATAGGAAAACAATATATAttcattgaaaatatttatatctTTCAAGATATACTTTTTTAATACACGTCAACCACTCTAATTGGTTACCAAATTCAAACAtctactattataaaaaaaaataaaaaaaataaaaatcaaacatctatTACATgtgggaatggattctctcaagtgtgatttaacttgagagaataaagtgtaatataacaccatctaaattcattttctctaaagttttatatatttatctctcttgatcaatggtaataaaccacactttattctctcaagtttcaagtgtaaattacacttcaGAGAATTCATTCTCATTACATGTCCATATTATGTGTCATTTTAGTTTTGACTAGTGGCAATTAAACTATTGGCTTTGACTTTGACAGCcatgaataaaattaaatgaaataaagaGTAATAAATAGAAACCATAAATATTGTGAAAATTGCTAATGAATACTATTAATATTGGTCAATTAGATTAAGACATAATCAAGGCTGGAGGATACAAAGAAACTCTAAAGTTACTTCTTAAACTATATATAttgaagaaaaatgttaacGTGTGCattaaggacacatgttaaggagaAAAATGTGGAAATATTATGttgaaaattatgtattcaACTTGTTAAATATTTAACATTTTgcattattaaatgttaaatttctctATAGATTGAAaaccaacaatgaatttgtTCAATGTAGTAAGGGCTCTTGGCCCTTTAAACATGTGGTCAGAGGTTCGATTCCTAAGAGTCCACCTTGTGTGCCACACATGTTCTCCGAAGGAGATTAGTAATCGGCAATCGCTAATAACGGTGGAAACTTCATACTAATATCATGCTaacccaaaaacaaaaacaaaacaaaaaagattaaaaatattgtaccaataaaaaaaacatgtttttctttttgaaagattaataatgtgatgttttacGGTAGATTAAAGAGAGAAGATTGGATGCCTTGTTACACAGACACAAATTTATTAGtctcacaaaaaaattatattagtaaTGTGGATGGAAATTAGCAAAcggggtttttttttttattttttttttataagcatgaGCAAACGCGATGTAAATTATTTCATTAAACTTATCAAATTAACCTTCAATTTattaatttcaaataataaaatttaatagtattttgtttaaatagaaAAGATGTGTTAATTTGAACTTTCAAATACCTACAATTTAAAATGACAGGATAATCCCATTTTCACCTGTGCCTTTGCTGAATTTGTTTCTATCAAATTGCTTGAAAACACATATGAAGTTTGAAATGAAGGTTAGACTTTGGAGGAGACACTAACTGAAGTTGTCCTTGTAGCATTTCTAATATTTTACTCATTGATGGTCTATCTGATGGATTCGTTTGAATGCACCATAGACTCACCATAGTAATTTGTCTCACCATgtcattttcttcttctgagTTTGCTAAACAATTTTCAAGGTTATTACCTTGTTCAAGATCCTTATAAATCCAATCTAGAAAGGACATTTTAGAAGTACACGAACCTCCAATGTCATAATTCTTTCTTCCTCCAATCATTTCTAGAATTGACATATCATAACTGTATACCCCAGACTTGTGAAAAACCCCACCATATGTTCGGCTAAATACTTCCGGTGCTATGTATCCTATAGTTCCTCTTGTGCCAAGTATAGACACAACACTATCATTCCTTTGATATATTTTAGCTAATCCAAAATCAAAGATTTTTGGGCAAAAGTTTTCATCCAAAAGAATATTTTGGGGTTTGATATCAAGATGCAAAATTCTTGAAACACATCCTCGATGCAAGTATTCTAGTCCTCGAGCAATCCCGATTGCAATTTGATACATTTTGTTCCAATTCAGGGCCGTCCGTGAGATTTTTTGTGCCCTATACAAGTTATAATTTTTCTAGAATCTTTTtgataacttttaatttttcataagagtataagtttattttaaaatttagttataataattatttattttaacacacggACGCGCgcacactatatatatatatatatatatatatatatatatatatatatatatatatatatatatatatatatatatatatatacggtacccctaaaatttaaattttagtgCGCTCTTCTCGAACACCCTCCAAAGTCCGGACCCCCTCAAGTTCCAATCCAAGCTACAAATTGCATCAGGAAATCCTATTTTAAGGATAAACTTATCCAATGATCCTTTGAACATGAATTCATATATTAATGCTCTTTTGTTCTCATAAAGAACCCCCCAAAAAGTGAAACAATGTTCACATGTGACGTCCTACTTTTACTAGCAACTTCATTTATGAATTCTTCTCCATTTTCCTTTGACTCGTTTATCACTTTCACTGCCACTTGACGGCCATCAGGTAAACTTGCTTAGTAAAAAACACTGTATCGTGCTTGACATAATATGTCTCGGAATGTGTATGTCATTCTTTTAACTTCTGAATATCTATATTACTTAATTGACACTGACAAGTTATAACTTTGTAAGAAATCCTCCATATTATAGTcaatagattttattttttttaatacccaTCATTTTACCAAAATATGATACTCTTTGTCTTGATGACGTCTACCATCATATGAATAAAACCaccttttttttagtagtacATATGTTTGGATGacatttaaaatagtttttttttttttttaaatagattttataaaatcggttttcaaaatattacaagtttttttatattcgatttttctaaattgaaacactaattttgatatcatataatataaacatacattattgaagatcaaaacatagttaAAATcgcaatttttttcaaaaagttgtatttcaataaaaaaaatgaaaatctatttgaaatatattcaaaattaagtgattttttgaaattttgacaaccaaaaaagtttcaataaaatgatgaaatacctaacattacattttttaagaataactattcaaattaaatttttatttgaaggttttatagaaagttttttttgtaaatttgttttacacaaaattatgtaacactataaaatccatttttttttaaaaaaaacaaaataaacaggCCCAATTTCAAGATATATAGTTTTGTTCAGTTTTTTGAATCGGTTTCAATttgaaccaacaaaaaaaaaaaattcaagaatactgatttaatattagtattctCATTCAGAGGTCTTTCTTATGGCCAGACTGAaagttgttttatttatttattttgataactactgcaatttaatattagtatttgACATATCTGACTGAAATggttgaaataataataatcgcatgtttgaattgacattatatttgataaaatcacTATGTCATCATAATTGACGAATACTCCCTctgtgacaatatataagcaaaaattacatttctaaatttattgcataattaatgtatttgacctataatatagactaaatacattgaatatgcaatgaatctaaaaatatgatttttgtttatatattgtcacggagggagtattacacTAAAAAACTTCAACAAATTCGATGTGTTACTTTGATTTCGTCAAACTCAATGTGATTCTAAATGTCCACTAAGTGACATTGGTTTGATTGAAGTCCTCTTGTTTCAAATCACTAGCTGAATCAACCGTATTataatgacattttttgttcttttaacTTTATATTCCAAGTAACAATTTAgtcatttatctattttttacttcatttttttttttttttcatttatccATGTTTGTATATGATTTTTCACGCTTCAAATCTATAAAATtctgtacaaaaaaaaaaaaactataatattcTTTTACGGCATAAGATATATTTATGATTGAAAGagaacaaacaaataaaactaTAAATTTGAAGCTTGAAATTCATATCTAAACATGAAAAAATCACTAAGATGTTATAAAGAAAGATAAAAGACTAAATCGTTAtctgaaataaaattaaacgactaaagatgaaattttgccaaaaaaaaaatatacaaacaaaataaaaccaaTTATTTTAACCAGCAAATTTTCATATCGAAAATCAGGTTATCAGTTGACTTGAACCCATGACCACCCCCTAAAAACAAGGGAGAATTTCACTGATATGTCCACTGTttgtaaatatattattatggaGAACTAAACAGCAAACTCAAAAAGAGTATAATATACCAGGTAAAAACTCAGGAGGACTGTCTGCCACACCAATACGGGTTTGGTGTACTGTAAAACCCACCTTTGTTTTGATTCTACTGTTGGTTTCAGTCAAATAGGTTTGGTGAGGTGTCATTTCTAAAACATCCCAAACCATAAAAAGTGAGTAAAACACAGAGACTAGAGCAGATGATTATTTAATGAACAATTCGTATACTATGTGCTCTCGACTCAAAAATATATTCCTGACTCCTGTCCCCTGAAACACAGGGCCTATTAGATCACAACCACCAATTTGGcaccaaaaacacaaaaaggtCAAAAACTGCAATAAactactatttatttatattttcatattctaTTTCTATCTCAGAAACAACACTGTAAAAGTATCAAAAGTCTTGGTTGTTGTACATATGGGAAACAATGACATTCACCTGATGAAACAGCTCAAGCAGAAACTCGCTAGGGGGGAATGCATCTTATTGGTTCTGCCCATCCTCTTGGGCTTTTGCTTTACCGCGAAGCATATCGCTGAAATTTCCCATCATGATGCGTCTGAATCTAGTGTCCTCTGCTGGTGATGCAGTGGCAGATTTGGGAGAGATAACTGCCTCTGTTGATGGCTCCGTGGCTTCTTTCTTCCCGAGCAACCCACTCTCACCAAAGAAGTTGCTAACTGATGATGGAAGCCCGAGATGAGCACCCATTACCTTGCTAATAGTCTCAAAAGTCCCCCCTGATCTTTCCTTCATAATAATTTCAAGTGCTTCTTTGTGAGCTGGATCCAGTGCATCCAAGTCTTTCAAGAGGTTCTGTATAGCAGGCAGGAAGAACTCCCGAATACTATTTGCAGGAAGATCTAAAAGAAGAGAAGCTaagaattaaaaatactcagggaaaaaataaattttaacacATCAAGTCTCCATGAAATTAAA
This genomic interval from Trifolium pratense cultivar HEN17-A07 linkage group LG6, ARS_RC_1.1, whole genome shotgun sequence contains the following:
- the LOC123892284 gene encoding LEAF RUST 10 DISEASE-RESISTANCE LOCUS RECEPTOR-LIKE PROTEIN KINASE-like 2.4, whose protein sequence is MYQIAIGIARGLEYLHRGCVSRILHLDIKPQNILLDENFCPKIFDFGLAKIYQRNDSVVSILGTRGTIGYIAPEVFSRTYGGVFHKSGVYSYDMSILEMIGGRKNYDIGGSCTSKMSFLDWIYKDLEQGNNLENCLANSEEENDMVRQITMLIRDQVVKMMKMKVVCAMLLMVVLMVEVATIAEAVNCNPLELSPCLGAITSDSPPSAECCNKLKEQIPCLCEYIKNPMLSPYVNSPGSKRVASACGVDTPQC